A stretch of Bacillus pseudomycoides DNA encodes these proteins:
- a CDS encoding flotillin family protein has translation MIPLIIGGVLLAILLLLILVFITKYRTVGPDEALIVTGNWLGGGKNVVTTDDGKKIKIIRGGGTFVVPIMQRAEPLSLLNYKLEVGTRDTYTKQGVPVTVNGVSIIKVGSTIEEVSTAAEQYLGKETEELKVEAKEVLEGHLRAILSSMTVEDAYSNREQFAQKVHEVASTDLKKMGLRIVSFTIKEIMDKNGYLDALGQPQIATVKRDATIANAEREKEARIEKARAEKEAKEAEYQRDAQIAEAEKHKELKVQSYKREQEQARADADLSYELQQAKAQQGVTEEQMRVKIIEREKQIELEEKEIARREKQYDAEVKKKADADRYAVEQSAEAEKVKQMKKADADQYKIEAEARARAEEVRVEGLAKAEIEKAQGQAKAEVQKAQGTAEADVIRLKGLAEAEAKQKIAEAFELYGQAAIMDMVLKMLPSYAKEVASPLSNIDKITVVDTGGGGKNSGAGKVAGYATDLMATMQETLKASSGIDLKELLESFAGKGTVQQAVSEKPVVQVVEENEKTEK, from the coding sequence ATGATTCCATTAATTATCGGTGGTGTATTACTCGCAATTTTACTTTTACTTATTTTGGTGTTTATTACAAAATATCGTACAGTTGGTCCAGATGAAGCATTGATTGTTACCGGGAACTGGCTTGGCGGCGGAAAGAACGTTGTTACAACAGATGATGGAAAGAAAATTAAAATTATTCGTGGCGGAGGTACTTTTGTCGTACCGATTATGCAACGAGCAGAACCTCTTAGTTTATTAAACTACAAGTTAGAAGTTGGAACACGTGATACGTATACAAAGCAAGGGGTGCCAGTTACAGTAAATGGTGTTTCTATTATTAAAGTAGGTTCAACAATTGAAGAAGTATCGACAGCTGCTGAACAATATTTAGGGAAAGAAACGGAAGAGTTAAAAGTGGAAGCGAAAGAAGTATTAGAAGGCCATTTACGTGCTATCTTATCTTCAATGACAGTGGAGGATGCTTATAGTAATAGAGAGCAATTTGCACAAAAAGTACATGAAGTTGCTTCGACAGATTTAAAGAAAATGGGGCTTCGTATTGTCTCCTTTACGATCAAAGAAATTATGGATAAAAATGGTTATTTAGATGCTTTAGGTCAACCGCAAATCGCAACAGTGAAACGTGATGCAACAATTGCGAATGCAGAGCGTGAAAAAGAAGCGCGTATTGAAAAAGCTCGTGCGGAGAAAGAAGCAAAAGAAGCTGAATATCAACGTGATGCACAAATTGCTGAGGCTGAAAAGCATAAAGAATTAAAAGTACAATCATATAAGAGAGAGCAAGAGCAAGCGCGTGCTGATGCGGACCTTTCTTATGAATTACAGCAGGCGAAAGCACAACAAGGTGTTACAGAAGAGCAAATGCGAGTTAAAATCATTGAGCGTGAAAAGCAAATTGAATTAGAAGAAAAAGAAATTGCACGCCGTGAAAAACAATACGATGCAGAAGTAAAGAAGAAAGCAGATGCAGATCGTTATGCAGTTGAACAATCAGCGGAAGCGGAAAAAGTAAAACAAATGAAAAAAGCAGATGCAGATCAATATAAGATTGAAGCAGAAGCAAGAGCACGTGCGGAAGAGGTGCGTGTAGAAGGTTTAGCAAAAGCCGAAATTGAAAAGGCACAAGGGCAAGCAAAAGCCGAAGTTCAAAAAGCGCAAGGTACAGCGGAAGCGGATGTTATTAGGTTAAAAGGTTTAGCAGAAGCGGAAGCGAAGCAAAAAATTGCGGAAGCATTTGAATTATATGGGCAAGCAGCAATTATGGATATGGTTCTTAAAATGCTTCCAAGCTATGCGAAGGAAGTTGCAAGCCCACTTAGCAATATTGATAAAATTACTGTTGTTGATACAGGCGGCGGTGGAAAAAACAGCGGCGCTGGAAAAGTGGCAGGATATGCAACGGATCTAATGGCAACGATGCAAGAAACATTAAAAGCTTCTTCTGGTATTGACTTAAAAGAACTATTAGAAAGCTTTGCTGGAAAAGGTACTGTGCAGCAAGCAGTAAGTGAAAAGCCTGTTGTGCAAGTAGTGGAAGAAAACGAGAAAACTGAAAAATAA
- a CDS encoding response regulator transcription factor yields the protein MKKRIVIIEDEDNIREICKRYLEREGYEVYTAVNGTEGWNVFQQYQPDLIILDLMMPKKDGWELCEEIRQYSNVPIIMLTARGEERDRILGLTMGADDYVTKPFSPRELVLRVQIILRRGNQATIQEKEPVSEMIEFLDLKIDPTKRRVFVCGHEIELTVKEFEVLYLMAKHPKQVFSRSQLLEQIWGFEYEGCTNAVTVLMSRLREKLEKHTTKSRWIHTVWGIGYRFEPEEGSQA from the coding sequence ATGAAAAAAAGAATTGTAATCATAGAAGATGAAGATAATATCCGAGAAATATGTAAGCGGTACTTGGAAAGAGAAGGATATGAAGTATACACCGCTGTAAACGGAACAGAAGGTTGGAATGTATTTCAGCAATATCAACCAGATTTAATTATTCTAGACTTGATGATGCCGAAAAAAGATGGCTGGGAATTATGTGAGGAAATTCGCCAATACTCTAATGTCCCTATTATTATGTTAACCGCTAGAGGAGAAGAAAGAGATCGAATTTTAGGATTAACAATGGGCGCGGATGATTATGTGACAAAGCCGTTTTCACCTCGTGAATTAGTATTAAGGGTGCAAATTATATTAAGAAGAGGAAATCAAGCAACGATACAAGAGAAAGAACCTGTATCAGAAATGATAGAGTTCCTAGATTTGAAGATTGATCCAACGAAAAGACGTGTATTTGTTTGTGGACATGAAATTGAGTTAACAGTGAAAGAATTTGAGGTACTTTATCTAATGGCAAAACATCCAAAACAAGTATTTTCCCGTTCTCAACTTCTTGAACAAATTTGGGGTTTTGAGTATGAAGGATGTACAAATGCAGTAACTGTGTTAATGAGTCGCTTACGTGAAAAATTGGAGAAGCATACAACAAAGAGCCGTTGGATTCATACAGTTTGGGGTATTGGTTATCGCTTTGAGCCAGAGGAAGGAAGTCAAGCATGA
- a CDS encoding cell wall metabolism sensor histidine kinase WalK yields the protein MKLRNQLLLMNLLSTSIMLIFIWYSERRMLLRPEQTKLLIGIVIVAMIVSTIIYWLMTRPIMRSIQNLIALTQQFSDRQFGTMYIIGKEPEEFKELAAAFQQMAKKLEESFTKLEKGEKARTELIANISHDLRTPIASIQLMIEALQDGLIEEPNMKMQYLTTILNEIQRLSGLINNLFDLSKLELGQEAFHPNLTHVDSILLKVLDSHSILLEEKDIQLQLHVSDTLPRLWIMPCKIARVIGNLLQNAIRHSPTFGTIELIVEENKQKQQVKLTLRDEGEGIAPNDQLRIFERFFRTDPSRSSQSGGSGLGLAIAKSLVEMHQGEIGVQNRPDGRQGCEFWFTLPVISEKK from the coding sequence ATGAAATTACGTAATCAATTGTTATTGATGAATCTATTAAGTACAAGTATCATGTTAATTTTTATTTGGTACAGTGAAAGGCGAATGTTACTTAGACCGGAACAAACAAAATTATTAATAGGAATTGTGATTGTAGCAATGATTGTTTCAACGATTATTTACTGGTTAATGACACGTCCTATTATGAGATCTATTCAAAATTTAATTGCATTAACCCAACAGTTTAGTGATAGACAATTTGGAACGATGTACATAATAGGAAAAGAACCAGAAGAATTTAAAGAATTAGCGGCGGCTTTTCAACAAATGGCTAAAAAATTAGAAGAAAGCTTTACTAAGTTAGAAAAAGGAGAAAAAGCACGTACAGAGTTAATTGCGAATATTTCCCATGACTTACGAACTCCTATAGCTAGTATACAATTGATGATAGAAGCGTTACAGGATGGTTTAATTGAGGAGCCTAACATGAAAATGCAGTACTTAACGACAATTCTAAACGAAATACAAAGATTAAGTGGATTAATTAATAATTTGTTCGATCTTTCTAAGTTAGAACTTGGACAAGAAGCATTTCATCCAAATTTAACACATGTAGATAGCATTCTATTAAAAGTACTAGATTCGCATTCTATTTTACTAGAGGAAAAAGATATTCAGTTGCAATTGCACGTTTCGGATACATTGCCACGACTTTGGATTATGCCATGTAAAATAGCGCGGGTTATTGGTAATTTGTTACAAAATGCGATTCGGCATTCTCCTACGTTTGGAACAATCGAGTTAATTGTAGAGGAAAATAAGCAGAAACAGCAAGTCAAACTCACTTTGCGTGATGAAGGAGAAGGGATTGCTCCTAATGATCAATTACGTATATTCGAACGTTTTTTCAGAACGGATCCATCAAGAAGTTCACAATCTGGAGGGTCTGGACTTGGACTAGCCATTGCAAAATCGCTAGTTGAAATGCACCAGGGAGAAATTGGTGTTCAGAATCGTCCGGATGGGAGACAGGGATGTGAATTTTGGTTTACTCTTCCCGTTATATCAGAAAAGAAATAA